The candidate division KSB1 bacterium genome contains the following window.
GAAAATTGCGATACACGGAAGCAAAGCGAACGTACGCGACGTAATCCAGGTTTCGTAAGGTGTCGCTTACGAGTTCGCCAATTTCTCGCGATGGAATCTCTTCCTGCGACATGTCTCTTAGTTTGATTGCAATTTCATTCACAATATTATCAATATTCGAAGTCGATATTGGTCGTTTATTACAAGCTATTTGCAAACTGC
Protein-coding sequences here:
- the nrdR gene encoding transcriptional repressor NrdR encodes the protein SLQIACNKRPISTSNIDNIVNEIAIKLRDMSQEEIPSREIGELVSDTLRNLDYVAYVRFASVYRNFQDREEFLSELEELSKGKKTAR